GCTGTACCTTGAGTTCGACTTAAAATAGAATGCAGCTGGTTACCGAAATGCTCGAAAGCAAACAGCGAGTAACCGCCGTTCGGGAGATCTCTGATAAACTGAATTTGATCGATCGCACTTATTTCGGGCAGGTTTAAAAGCAAAATCCCCGGTAGTACCAAAGTCGCTCCTATATCTTGATTGCTCAGCCAAGGTTGCGCCAGTTGCGCGAAACGATTGGTATCCTGAGCGTAAGCCATCGGCACAATCAAATCCACATCGCCTCTCCTCGCCCACAATTCCCAATTTTGTTGTAACTTTTGAATTCGTTCCTGTAGGGGATAACCGAAAACAGCAGCCGACAAGATTAAATTCGGGCGACGTTCCCGTACCATCTGGGATACTTCCGCCACAAAAGAATTGATTTGGTTTGTGCGAAATTCCGTCCACTTTTGCCACAGAGGACGATTGCTGGGAGAAATTTTAATCGGGTCAATCTTATTGATTTGCTGAAATAGCTGACGCGCTGCTTTGCCGTAACCGTAAACAGCTCCCCGACTGGGGTCTTGAAACGGGTAGCGAATATAGTCAATCTGCAATCCATCGACGTTATAGCGAGTAATTATTTCCTCAAACAACTTAAGTAAATAGCGCCGCACTTCTGGATTGGCTGGATCTAAAAACGGTTTCGTTTGTCCCGCCGGAATCATCCTACCTTGATTATCGTAATTCGCCCAATCGGGATGAGCGGAAATAATCGGGCCGGGATAGTTAGGAGGTTGGTTGAGAATAGCATTATGGCGCTGATTGCCAGCTGCAAAAGTCCACACCCAAGCGTGCAATTCCATACCGCGTTCGCGGGCTAATTTCACAGCTGAAGCTAGGGGGTCCCAACCTTTTGTGAGCGGGTTTTGTTCTGGTGCGACTTGACTGGGATAAATGGTGTAGCCGGCATTGACCGTTTCAAAAAAGATGGTGTTTATACCAGCTTGAACCAATCGATCGAACAGTCTGGCTAAACCGCGTTCCGAACCTGCTTGCACGATCGAACCGCGATCGAGCCAAATTGCCCGCACTTCCGATTGTGCGATCGGCTTATCCGTTGGGTACAGATTCCACAGACTTTGACGAGCTTGCAGCCACTGGCTTCTAGCTGTGGCGTAGTCTCGTTTGGCAACCAATTGGGGAAATGCTTGCAGCACTTCTCGCGCTTTTTGTAAAGTACCCAAGGCTGTATTTTGAATGCTGACTGGTGAAGCAGAGGCGACAGTCGGAGCAGAACCGATCGGGATAGTTTCTTTTTTCCCCGCCTCAAGAGCTCCCCCATTCCCCGTCTCCCTTGCCACGTTGGGATTAACGGCGTTGGCAGCTAAAAGGGCGCTTTCGACGCGACCGAGCAAATTTGCCAGCTCTTGCCTCATCACGATCGCGTCTTTAGCTGCGATCGGTTCTCCCCCTGGTTTAGGGCGAATGGCAGCAGTTGCCACCCGCTCGGTTGGGTCAATCGGTGCTGGCGACTGACGACTGGGAACTGATGGGCGACTGGCGGCTGGCGACTGACGATTGGGTGCTGGTGACTGAGAAACCCTCCCCCGCACTCCCGCTCCCCCACTCCCCCTTGTCGGAGCCGCAGCTACATTGCTTAAGGCACCGGGAGCAACGCAATTGCCTGTTGTTGGAGGTGCTGTTCCTGCTTGGGCGATATTGCCGTAACGGGTCAGAGCCGCCTTCAGCCAAGCCAAATCTAATTGAGAACTAGCGGCACTATTGACACCCCAGCGCCAGCCAAAAAAAGTTGTTCGGTTAGTTGTCACAACTGCCGGTGGCGAGTCGCTAATCGTCCATGTGGCGGCGGCTTGACTGTTCAAACCGGTAGGAATGATGACGCCGCCGTGAATAGTGCCACTGAGTTCTTGGCGCACCCACTCTTGCGTTCTCGTTCGCATCGGTTGCAGCGCTTCTGGTGCTGAGAGGGGAAAAGCCCAGTAAGCGCCCAGGAGACTGCGTAACATTTGGCGCACGCCAGGGGGAGAGAGGTTACCCATCGGCCCGCTGACGATCGCACGACCGCCTTTGCTCATCCATCCTTCCAGAGCGATCGCCTGCTCTTGAGTCAAACTTTCCACATTTGGCAAGAAAATCACCGAGATACCGTTCAAATCTGTCGCATTCTGGACTTTTTGCCAATCTACTACACAATAAGGCAGCCCGCTTTCGCCTAACCGAGTGGTAATACCGCTCCATTGGGTAGCGTTATCGGAGCTACGCACTACACCCAAGCGAATAGCTTGTGCTTCCGCAGGAGCAAAAGGTAAAAGTGCAAAGGAAAAAGGCAAAATAAACAAAGTAAGGAGATAGTTTATTTTTGTTATTTTTGCCTTTTGCTGTTTATTTACGAGTAACTTTTGCCCAGAAATAGATGAAACTGGAACTGACGCCTTTCTCCTCACTCTTAACACCTGATTTGTCACTCCTCACACCAATTTGAAATTTTAGATTTGAGATTTCAGATTTGAGATCGAACTTAAAATCTAAAATCTAAAATCTAAAATCTAAAATTCTTAGCCGACAATCTCATTAACTGGGAATCGATCCATCAGTTGGATGGCGCGACTGGCATTTTGCTTTAATGAATCGGACAAATAAGGTACATGGGGTATTTGCGAGAGAAAATCTAACGTCCGGCGTAACATCCGCACTACGTCTCCTTCATCTAAGGTTGTGTTTTCGCACAGATGCACCCACTCTACGCCCAACGCCCATTCTTGCACCAAACCAATTAAATCATCCTCAAGCCAAACTGGCAAAGCTACGTTGTGCCGACGCTGCATTTGGAATAGCTGGCGGCGCAAAGAGCGCAATTTGCCCATAGCTTCTTCCACTTGTGGAGCGGGATCGTAGTTAGTTCTGGCATCTGGGCGGGGTGTCTCGGTGACCAGAGCTGCACAAGCAGCCGCTAGGTGATGAGGGTCTAAATCGTCAAATTCTCTCGACATCAGCGCCAGTCCCAACCACAGCTCGTTATCCCCCCTAATGGCTGCTGCTGCTTGACCCATCCGGGTGGGTACTAATCCTTCCAAGCAACCAAACCCTTGTAAAATTTGGATCAGGTCGAGGAATTCTTCCCAATGGCGTTGGGTTTGTCTGTCGAGTTTTGCTTGACGATCGCCGATCTCTTCCTGCAAAGATACGATCCGGCGATAGCGTTTGAGCAGCGTACCGGGATTGCCCCAGCGATGGATGGGATGAGCTGCCACCTGCGCTTCCAGTGCTTTGACCGATTCAGCTTGGGCTAAGACTTCTGGGGGATCTGACGGCGGCGGTGGTATGGGGATGGTATTGGCGACAACAGCAGTTACTTCCGTACCTGTACGCACGCTACCGAGTTTCATGGCCATATCGGGCGGTGGCCCTGACAGGCGATCGACAGCGGCAATACGAGGCAATTCGGCATGAAAGCCAACCACGTCAATTGTCCCCACCACATACCAGCGGTTATCCTTTCCCAGACAGATCAGGTAGGGGCTTTGTCCGGGGCCGGGTATTTTATTCACCAAGGTGGCCGGCACAGGAGTAGACACAGGTACGTGTTTGCCTTTGAGGCTGAGTATAGTTCCCGCTACAGCATAGTGGAGGGCTAATGCCATGTCGCCCGCTT
The Aerosakkonema funiforme FACHB-1375 genome window above contains:
- a CDS encoding family 10 glycosylhydrolase — its product is MPFSFALLPFAPAEAQAIRLGVVRSSDNATQWSGITTRLGESGLPYCVVDWQKVQNATDLNGISVIFLPNVESLTQEQAIALEGWMSKGGRAIVSGPMGNLSPPGVRQMLRSLLGAYWAFPLSAPEALQPMRTRTQEWVRQELSGTIHGGVIIPTGLNSQAAATWTISDSPPAVVTTNRTTFFGWRWGVNSAASSQLDLAWLKAALTRYGNIAQAGTAPPTTGNCVAPGALSNVAAAPTRGSGGAGVRGRVSQSPAPNRQSPAASRPSVPSRQSPAPIDPTERVATAAIRPKPGGEPIAAKDAIVMRQELANLLGRVESALLAANAVNPNVARETGNGGALEAGKKETIPIGSAPTVASASPVSIQNTALGTLQKAREVLQAFPQLVAKRDYATARSQWLQARQSLWNLYPTDKPIAQSEVRAIWLDRGSIVQAGSERGLARLFDRLVQAGINTIFFETVNAGYTIYPSQVAPEQNPLTKGWDPLASAVKLARERGMELHAWVWTFAAGNQRHNAILNQPPNYPGPIISAHPDWANYDNQGRMIPAGQTKPFLDPANPEVRRYLLKLFEEIITRYNVDGLQIDYIRYPFQDPSRGAVYGYGKAARQLFQQINKIDPIKISPSNRPLWQKWTEFRTNQINSFVAEVSQMVRERRPNLILSAAVFGYPLQERIQKLQQNWELWARRGDVDLIVPMAYAQDTNRFAQLAQPWLSNQDIGATLVLPGILLLNLPEISAIDQIQFIRDLPNGGYSLFAFEHFGNQLHSILSRTQGTAQPPREPIPYRQPFAAAVSCFAALQREWAFLLQINQLQMAEAGRSSFNTKGAALATALDRLSSRTKVIDTV